A DNA window from Aquarana catesbeiana isolate 2022-GZ linkage group LG01, ASM4218655v1, whole genome shotgun sequence contains the following coding sequences:
- the LOC141124524 gene encoding interferon lambda-2-like encodes MDIRLLVLSTLLVAISGRLHRRLCPKSRYLSVTSSDITTLKELQHDHEKNMSTNAMRCYRRMLRHKPSVCDLTQRNRLILTLERVSLTVEVLTNMSVSAQNETVKQALMVFLKLKDDLMVCRGSPENNESTSPELKLWLHHLQHFKETASPDCVQEAVILSLIPLRVEDVTCWALNH; translated from the coding sequence ATGGATATCAGGCTGCTGGTGTTGAGCACTTTACTGGTTGCAATAAGTGGGCGCTTGCACAGGAGACTCTGCCCGAAATCCCGCTATTTATCAGTGACGTCCTCTGACATAACAACACTAAAGGAGCTGCAACATGATCATGAAAAGAACATGTCTACCAACGCAATGAGATGCTACAGAAGAATGCTGAGACACAAACCATCTGTATGTGACCTTACGCAGAGGAATCGTCTCATCCTGACTTTGGAGCGGGTGTCACTAACAGTTGAGGTTCTGACGAACATGTCTGTGTCTGCTCAGAATGAAACTGTAAAACAGGCACTTATGGTTTTCCTCAAACTGAAAGATGATCTGATGGTCTGTAGAGGATCTCCTGAAAACAATGAGTCTACGTCACCTGAGCTGAAGCTGTGGCTGCATCACCTCCAACATTTTAAGGAAACAGCATCTCCAGATTGTGTCCAGGAAGCTGTAATACTGAGCCTTATTCCTCTGAGGGTGGAAGATGTGACATGTTGGGCTCTCAACCACTAA
- the LOC141124541 gene encoding interferon lambda-2-like, which yields MDIRLLVLSTLLVAVSGRLHRRLCPKSRYLSVTSSDITTLKELQHDHEKNMSTNAMRCYRRMLRHKPSVCDLTQRNRLILTLERVSLTVEVLTNMSVSAQNETVKQALMVFLKLKDDLMVCRGSPENNESTSPELKLWLHHLQHFKETASPDCVQEAVILSLIPLRVEDVTCWALNH from the coding sequence ATGGATATCAGGCTGCTGGTGTTGAGCACTTTACTGGTTGCAGTAAGTGGGCGCTTGCACAGGAGACTCTGCCCGAAATCCCGCTATTTATCAGTGACGTCCTCTGACATAACAACACTAAAGGAGCTGCAACATGATCATGAAAAGAACATGTCTACCAACGCAATGAGATGCTACAGAAGAATGCTGAGACACAAACCATCTGTATGTGACCTTACGCAGAGGAATCGTCTCATCCTGACTTTGGAGCGGGTGTCACTAACAGTTGAGGTTCTGACGAACATGTCTGTGTCTGCTCAGAATGAAACTGTAAAACAGGCACTTATGGTTTTCCTCAAACTGAAAGATGATCTGATGGTCTGTAGAGGATCTCCTGAAAACAATGAGTCTACGTCACCTGAGCTGAAGCTGTGGCTGCATCACCTCCAGCATTTTAAGGAAACAGCATCTCCAGATTGTGTCCAGGAAGCTGTAATACTGAGCCTTATTCCTCTGAGGGTGGAAGATGTGACATGTTGGGCTCTCAATCACTAA
- the LOC141124557 gene encoding interferon lambda-2-like, whose translation MDIRLLVLSTLLVAVSGRLHRRLCPKSRYLSVTSSDITTLKELQHDHEKNMSTNAMRCYRRMLRHKPSVCDLTQRNRLILTLERVSLTVEVLTNMSVSAQNETVKQALMVFLKLKDDLMVCRGSPENNESTSPELKLWLHHLQHFKETASPDCVQEAVILSLIPLRVEDVTCWALNH comes from the coding sequence ATGGATATCAGGCTGCTGGTGTTGAGCACTTTACTGGTTGCAGTAAGTGGGCGCTTGCACAGGAGACTCTGCCCGAAATCCCGCTATTTATCAGTGACGTCCTCTGACATAACAACACTAAAGGAGCTGCAACATGATCATGAAAAGAACATGTCTACCAACGCAATGAGATGCTACAGAAGAATGCTGAGACACAAACCATCTGTATGTGACCTTACGCAGAGGAATCGTCTCATCCTGACTTTGGAGCGGGTGTCACTAACAGTTGAGGTTCTGACGAACATGTCTGTGTCTGCTCAGAATGAAACTGTAAAACAGGCACTTATGGTTTTCCTCAAACTGAAAGATGATCTGATGGTCTGTAGAGGATCTCCTGAAAACAATGAGTCTACGTCACCTGAGCTGAAGCTGTGGCTGCATCACCTCCAACATTTTAAGGAAACAGCATCTCCAGATTGTGTCCAGGAAGCTGTAATACTGAGCCTTATTCCTCTGAGGGTGGAAGATGTGACATGTTGGGCTCTCAACCACTAA
- the LOC141124573 gene encoding interferon lambda-2-like, translating to MDIRLLVLSTLLVAVSGRLHRRLCPKSRYLSVTSSDITTLKELQHDHEKNMSTNAMRCYRRMLRHKPSVCDLTQRNRLILTLERVSLTVEVLTNMSVSAQNETVKQALMVFLKLKDDLMVCRGSPENNESTSPELKLWLHHLQHFKETASPDCVQEAVILSLIPLRVEDVTCWALNH from the coding sequence ATGGATATCAGGCTGCTGGTGTTGAGCACTTTACTGGTTGCAGTAAGTGGGCGCTTGCACAGGAGACTCTGCCCGAAATCCCGCTATTTATCAGTGACGTCCTCTGACATAACAACACTAAAGGAGCTGCAACATGATCATGAAAAGAACATGTCTACCAACGCAATGAGATGCTACAGAAGAATGCTGAGACACAAACCATCTGTATGTGACCTTACGCAGAGGAATCGTCTCATCCTGACTTTGGAGCGGGTGTCACTAACAGTTGAGGTTCTGACGAACATGTCTGTGTCTGCTCAGAATGAAACTGTAAAACAGGCACTTATGGTTTTCCTCAAACTGAAAGATGATCTGATGGTCTGTAGAGGATCTCCTGAAAACAATGAGTCTACGTCACCTGAGCTGAAGCTGTGGCTGCATCACCTCCAGCATTTTAAGGAAACAGCATCTCCAGATTGTGTCCAGGAAGCTGTAATACTGAGCCTTATTCCTCTGAGGGTGGAAGATGTGACATGTTGGGCTCTCAACCACTAA
- the LOC141124589 gene encoding interferon lambda-2-like yields MDIRLLVLSTLLVAVSGRLHRRLCPKSRYLSVTSSDITTLKELQHDHEKNMSTNAMRCYRRMLRHKPSVCDLTQRNRLILTLERVSLTVEVLMNMSVSAQNETVKQALMVFLKLKDDLMVCRGSPENNESTSPELKLWLHHLQHFKETASPDCVQEAVILSLIPLRVEDVTCWALNH; encoded by the coding sequence ATGGATATCAGGCTGCTGGTGTTGAGCACTTTACTGGTTGCAGTAAGTGGGCGCTTGCACAGGAGACTCTGCCCGAAATCCCGCTATTTATCAGTGACGTCCTCTGACATAACAACACTAAAGGAGCTGCAACATGATCATGAAAAGAACATGTCTACCAACGCAATGAGATGCTACAGAAGAATGCTGAGACACAAACCATCTGTATGTGACCTTACGCAGAGGAATCGTCTCATCCTGACTTTGGAGCGGGTGTCACTAACAGTTGAGGTTCTGATGAACATGTCTGTGTCTGCTCAGAATGAAACTGTAAAACAGGCACTTATGGTTTTCCTCAAACTGAAAGATGATCTGATGGTCTGTAGAGGATCTCCTGAAAACAATGAGTCTACGTCACCTGAGCTGAAGCTGTGGCTGCATCACCTCCAGCATTTTAAGGAAACAGCATCTCCAGATTGTGTCCAGGAAGCTGTAATACTGAGCCTTATTCCTCTGAGGGTGGAAGATGTGACATGTTGGGCTCTCAACCACTAA